The Vicinamibacteria bacterium DNA window GCCGGCAGTGTTCGGAGGCGGTGGCCCGGCTTTCAAGTACGTCGCACCCTCCACGGAAGCGGTGTACCGCAGCCTCAACGCCCCGGCGCTGCTTCTCTCGGGCTGGTACGACTGGGGCCTTGACTACACCCTGGACACCTGGCAGCTGATCCAACGCTTCGCGCCGAATCACGTTCGCGAAAACACGTTCCTGATCGTCACGCCGGCCGCCCACATGGATCGTGGCTACCGCGAAGGCGCCGAGGCAGACCCGGCCCTCCAGAAGAGATTCCGGGGAACCGACAACCTCGAGGTCCTCCTTCGCTGGTATGACTACTGGCTCAAGGGGAAGACGGACGCCATCGCGGCGCTGAACCGCGTGACGTACTACCTGATGGGAAGCGGAGAGTGGTGGGGGTGCGATGCCTGGCCCCCGCGCGAGGCGCGCATCCAACCTTTCTACCTCGACTCAGCTGGCGACGCCAACGGCAGCGGCGGCTCCGGAGTGCTCCAGGAGGCACGGCCGCGGCTCGGCAAGGTGGATACCTACGTTTACGATCCCGAGTCGCCTCCCCCGACGATCGGGGGCAGCATCGTCTCCACCCTTGTCCAGGCTGGCTCGGCCGACCAGCAAGAAGTCCAGAAACGATCGGACGTCCTCGTCTACACGACGACACCGGTAGCTCGCGACTTGGCGGTAGTTGGTCCGGTGGAGGTCGTCCTCTGGGCGCGGTCCTCGGCCGTAGACACTGATTTCACGGCTAAGCTCACGGACGTCTTTCCCGATGGCCGCGCGCTTCTCATACAGGACGGCATTGTCAGGGCGCGATTCCGGGATCCGGATCACATGCCGTCGCTGATCGAGCCCGATCAGGTTTATCGGTACGCGATTGATATGTGGGCGACCGCGAACTTGTTTCGGAAGGGTCATCGCATCCGCCTCGAGATCGCCTCCGCGAACTTCCCGCGATTCGAAAGGAACAGCAACCTCGGGGGTCGCGTGGGGAAGCCGATCAAGGCCACACAGACCGTGCTCCACGACTCGGAGCATCCGTCCCAGGTCCTGGTCCCTGTCCTCCCCGCGCCCTGAACTCTCCCCGTCATTCTCCTGTCGCCTGTTCTCAAGCGTGGGCTGAGTTTGGCTCTCAGGGGAGGGCCTTGGGCGCTTTCTTGGGGCGAAATGCGGGTCAAAATCGACGTGATATACTCGAGGCCATGAAGAAACCGCGAGGCCCCAGTGGCTATAAGTCACTGAAGGAGATCGTGCACGAGTTCATCCTCGCGGCACTTAGGGAAGGCCGCTTGCGTCCCGGGGACCGGATACGGCAGAAGGAGATTTGCGAAGCCTTGGGCGTCAGCCGAACCCCGGTTCGGGAGGCCCTGCTGCAACTTGAACCTCTGGGCCTCGTCTCGTTTTTTCCGCGGCAAGAGATCGTTGTCAACGACCTGACCGAGCAGGACGTAAGGGAACTCTTTGAGACGATTGGCCCGCTCGAAACTGCGGCCGCCCGGCTCGCGACACCCTCCATGACCTCGAACGACATCGAGAAATTCGAGGAATCGGTCGCCACCATGAAAGAGTTGCTTGCGGCGCGCGACCTCCAGGGTCTGAAGCGCGAGATGGAGGCCTTCCACGAAATCCACTTGGCGCGCTGCCCGAATGCGTTGATGGTCTCGACAATTAGGCTGCTGAAGCGACGTTTCTACGACGTACCCCACCGGATGGCATTCGTGCCGGAATGGGAATTTCGGCAGCTCGAAGAGCACAGCCGGCTCGCACAGCTGTTCCGTGACAAAGACGCCGAGGGCGTAGCCGAGTTCATGCAGGTCCATTGGGGGTGGGAGCACAATAAGGAAGGCGCCTTGTGCAGTTATTTCCCTCGAAGCCTCGAGGGCGAGGGCGCAGCCCAGAAAAAGGCCCCCGTCAAGGAACCGCGGGAAGTTCTCTCAAGATGACGATCGCCACGGTTCTGCCCTTCGCCGATAGGTTGTGGGCTACCTCTCCTAAGACCTAGGACCGAGCGCAATAGGTCTCCTACCCGCGAGCAATCATCGAACGAAGACTCCGTGCGAGAAATCCGCCCATGACGTAGCTTGCCCGTCTGATATGCTATATATCACACGGCCGAGGCTTAACTTCGCTTGCCGGGCGGTTGCTCTTAGAAGACCGACCGGTGGCTTTGAACGAACGCCCCACCGAGGCGCATGGGCCCGTTGCGAGTTTCCATGGGTTTCGAGAGGAGACTAGGGTCACGACAACAGGGCGACGCCCCATGGTCGGCGGTCCCACGGGCATTCAGGCATTCTTCGTCGCAACTGGAGGTGCACGATGGGCATGATGCGGAGCCTCCTGCTGGCCGGCTCGCAGAACGTTTGGTTGCGGGAGCGAGCTGTGAGGTACCCGTTCGTGCGCCGCTCGGTTTCGCGGTTCATGCC harbors:
- a CDS encoding CocE/NonD family hydrolase, with the protein product MTARDGNRLAMDLYLPPGPAKRPALVMRTPYGRDKTDSLLMNLARHGYVVVAQDCRGTGQSEPGQWDMYVYEREDSYDTVDWVRQQAWCDGRIGGIGGSYVGETQWFMSFHPAMTAIAPEVAGIGGARSSGVRLHLFVSAYARSVGKAGGANKSEAPIDVVERQMREETWAGGYYNEPLTRPYPERALERFPALAGLDPEARGKWMIETYARMLPSERAQLIKFLMGASEVNYANLSDVPAVFGGGGPAFKYVAPSTEAVYRSLNAPALLLSGWYDWGLDYTLDTWQLIQRFAPNHVRENTFLIVTPAAHMDRGYREGAEADPALQKRFRGTDNLEVLLRWYDYWLKGKTDAIAALNRVTYYLMGSGEWWGCDAWPPREARIQPFYLDSAGDANGSGGSGVLQEARPRLGKVDTYVYDPESPPPTIGGSIVSTLVQAGSADQQEVQKRSDVLVYTTTPVARDLAVVGPVEVVLWARSSAVDTDFTAKLTDVFPDGRALLIQDGIVRARFRDPDHMPSLIEPDQVYRYAIDMWATANLFRKGHRIRLEIASANFPRFERNSNLGGRVGKPIKATQTVLHDSEHPSQVLVPVLPAP
- a CDS encoding GntR family transcriptional regulator; translation: MHEFILAALREGRLRPGDRIRQKEICEALGVSRTPVREALLQLEPLGLVSFFPRQEIVVNDLTEQDVRELFETIGPLETAAARLATPSMTSNDIEKFEESVATMKELLAARDLQGLKREMEAFHEIHLARCPNALMVSTIRLLKRRFYDVPHRMAFVPEWEFRQLEEHSRLAQLFRDKDAEGVAEFMQVHWGWEHNKEGALCSYFPRSLEGEGAAQKKAPVKEPREVLSR